The following are encoded in a window of Syngnathoides biaculeatus isolate LvHL_M chromosome 3, ASM1980259v1, whole genome shotgun sequence genomic DNA:
- the myom2b gene encoding myomesin-2 isoform X2 has product MKMPHKYVREEPMIRGPSFLVRLRSHTVFENTPIKIFCTVEGYPLPIVKWYKDGMLLNMSSGKYVVGAKGGVHSLEIPRCSIDDTALYTAAAGNIHGEATSQASIIVKRYKKEEFCPYGWFPYNVSTLPKIHFTKIHITFLEKFGPVFASEGDSATLTATVNLEPNLANLQPEAQWYRDETRLFDSKWAKIETGRGVSTLTLPNLYKEDEGLYTLRLVTKGGTAAHSAFVSVADGLPPVAGAPGAPMDIKIHDANRDYVIVSWKPPNTTTEGPILGYFVDKSEVGTENWNQCNDQPIKICKYPVAGLFEGHSYCFRVRAVNAKGISKPSRMSEPIVALDPTEFERLHTKKLGGRLDVVSYHDEVEAEGKPPGSPSGIYASETDRTYIVLSWKAPAKSSKAAMWYYIEKSMANGDAWQRVNTQVPIRSPRYAVFDLSEGKQYKFRVLSANMYGTSEPSEPSCPIETQELKGVPSAPGQVIATRETDTSVLIQWSPPKEPNNLIGYYIDQCVKGSKDWTSANHKPHKSTKFVVSGLTTGETYVFRVQAINEIGLSEESQESAPLTVKAALTTPSAPYKIALVDCDGQSMVLNWKKPLHSGGTPIKEYYVDKRRSGTTMWREINIPPIAERLFKVEGLTEGAVYQFQVYAANLIGLGPASRHSADYACEAWTMPEPGPAYDLTFCEVRDDSVVLEWQMPIYVGSGLVTGYYVEYAKQGTNEWTTANKTPTNQCFLKVTDLEVGCTYDLRVRAVNDSGVGVASMNSDPVTAKAVPGSQEVSCCVDKKTGDIVFTFESCQMDAGSQFVWKKDYEDITDFSKGVEIKTEGNKSQLILKNADKEDFGTFSVSVTNTDGVSSSFSINPDEMKKLVALSYDVRHPIIPLKSELAYKILERGRMRFWLQAEEISPNVTYKFFVNDKEMSAADSVKMGHDVSTGVIELIMDHLTEENEGTYTCQITDGGGKAQSSLVLIGDAFKAALAEAEYQRREYIRVKEGPHFSEFLSLHVGDDCSVTLVCKVANLKKESEFHWFREDTELIPDVKPDLASGVCKMAIKQFSLKTSGIYKATISDDRGKDMSQIDVSGKVFEEAINQITRLAGASAGELVIHCTATGIQLQCPMKYYTSEMNIVWYHGEKKLCPSDKIVIGGSPAMATMEVIEPTEKDTGKYSIVITDPEDSHKRTLDLSGEVYEKAYAEFQKLKAEAYAEKNRGKVIGGLPDVVTIMEKKTLSLTCTVCGDPKPQVTWLKNGVEVERDDQYVVSLDQGRFASFTIRGVSMEDSSKYSMIVQNKYGGESVDIVVCVYRQGEKIPEAKPTVTAKTIIPPKLPIEMPQTMSQQPPSSAPYTSSPTPPKATPARGVKSPTPTRRRF; this is encoded by the exons ATGAAGATGCCCCACAAGTACGTGCGAGAAGAGCCAATGATCAGGGGGCCATCTTTCCTGGTCCGACTCCGGTCTCACACTGTATTTGAAAACACtccaatcaaaatattttgcactgtGGAAGGCTACCCTCTGCCTATTGTGAAATG GTATAAAGATGGTATGCTCCTGAACATGTCTTCTGGAAAGTATGTTGTTGGAGCAAAAGGAGGAGTTCACTCTCTGGAAATTCCTAG ATGTTCTATTGATGATACAGCTCTGTACACAGCTGCGGCCGGCAACATCCACGGAGAAGCAACTAGTCAGGCTTCCATTATTGTGAAGA GGTACAAGAAGGAGGAGTTTTGTCCATATGGATGGTTCCCTTACAATG TTTCCACGCTTCCGAAGATCCATTTCACAAAAATCCACATTACCTTTCTGGAAAAGTTTGGCCCAGTGTTTGCTTCCGAAGGCGATTCGGCCACTCTGACTGCCACCGTGAACCTTGAACCCAACCTGGCCAACCTGCAACCTGAGGCACAGTGGTACAGAGATG AGACTCGTTTGTTTGATTCTAAATGGGCAAAGATTGAAACGGGCAGAGGAGTCAGCACCTTGACCCTTCCTAACCTCTACAAAGAAGACGAAGGGTTATACACACTGCGCCTGGTCACAAAAGGAGGGACGGCAGCACATAGCGCATTTGTCTCTGTGGCGG ATGGTCTCCCCCCAGTCGCCGGTGCACCCGGTGCTCCAATGGACATCAAGATCCATGATGCCAACAGAGACTACGTCATTGTGTCATGGAAGCCCCCCAATACAACGACAGAGGGTCCAATCCTGGGATACTTTGTGGATAA gagtGAGGTCGGAACAGAAAACTGGAACCAGTGCAATGATCAGCCCATTAAGATCTGTAAATACCCAGTGGCAGGCTTGTTTGAGGGACACTCCTACTGCTTCAGAGTCCGAGCTGTCAATGCCAAAGGAATCAGCAAACCTTCCCGCATGTCTGAGCCCATCGTTGCTCTGGACCCGACCGAGTTTGAGAGGCTGCACA CTAAAAAACTTGGAGGAAGGCTGGATGTCGTCTCTTACCATGATGAAGTTGAAG CTGAAGGAAAACCTCCAGGTTCTCCATCTGGGATTTATGCATCAGAAACTGACAGAACTTACATTGTTCTAAGCTGGAAAGCTCCAGCAAAATCCAGCAAGGCTGCCATGTGGTATTACATAGAAAAG AGCATGGCAAACGGCGATGCGTGGCAGCGTGTTAACACTCAGGTCCCAATTCGCTCCCCTCGCTATGCTGTCTTTGACCTGTCAGAGGGCAAACAGTACAAATTCAGAGTCCTTTCTGCAAACATGTACGGAACCAGTGAGCCATCAGAACCAAGTTGCCCTATTGAAACCCAAGAACTTAAAG GTGTTCCTTCAGCTCCCGGCCAGGTGATCGCAACTCGGGAAACTGACACGTCTGTCCTCATTCAGTGGTCTCCCCCGAAAGAACCCAACAATCTGATTGGCTACTACATCGACCAGTGCGTGAAGGGGTCCAAGGACTGGACCTCAGCCAACCACAAACCGCACAAGAGCACCAA GTTTGTGGTTAGCGGTCTTACAACAGGAGAAACCTACGTGTTCCGTGTCCAGGCTATCAATGAGATTGGCCTCAGTGAGGAATCTCAGGAGTCTGCACCGCTAACTGTCAAGGCTGCCCTCA CCACACCTTCTGCTCCTTATAAGATCGCTTTGGTGGACTGCGACGGACAGTCGATGGTCCTGAACTGGAAGAAGCCCCTTCACTCTGGAGGAACCCCAATTAAAGAATATTACGTTGATAAGAGACGAAGTGGAACGACCATGTGGAGGGAGATCAATATCCCACCAATCGCTGAAAGACTTTTCAAG GTGGAGGGTCTGACAGAAGGAGCAGTTTATCAGTTCCAGGTTTACGCGGCCAATCTTATTGGCTTGGGACCGGCGTCCAGGCACTCGGCCGACTACGCTTGTGAGGCCTGGACGATGCCTGAGCCAG GGCCTGCTTATGATCTGACTTTCTGTGAAGTGAGAGATGATTCTGTGGTGCTCGAGTGGCAAATGCCGATCTATGTCGGTTCAGGACTCGTCACCGGTTATTATGTGGAGTACGCCAAGCAAGGCACTAATGAATGGACTACAGCCAACAAGACTCCCACCAATCAATGCTTCCTTAAG GTGACAGACCTGGAAGTGGGCTGCACCTATGACCTCAGGGTGCGTGCTGTCAATGATTCAGGTGTGGGCGTTGCCTCCATGAACTCCGACCCTGTCACCGCCAAGGCTGTGCCAG GCTCTCAGGAGGTGTCCTGCTGTGTGGATAAGAAGACAGGTGACATTGTTTTCACATTCGAGTCGTGCCAAATGGATGCCGGCTCTCAATTTGTCTGGAAGAAAGATTATGAAGACATCACCGATTTCTCCAAAGGAGTTGAGATTAAGACCGAAGGCAACAA AAGCCAGCTGATCTTAAAGAATGCAGATAAAGAAGACTTTGGGACCTTCTCTGTCTCTGTCACCAACACAGACGGCgtttcttccagcttttccatCAACCCTGACG AAATGAAAAAGCTGGTGGCACTCAGCTATGACGTCAGGCACCCAA TCATCCCACTGAAGTCAGAGTTGGCCTATAAAATTTTGGAGAGAGGCAGAATGAGGTTCTGGCTGCAGGCGGAAGAGATTTCCCCTAACGTCACCTACAAATTCTTTGTTAATGACAAGGAAATGTCTGCAGCTGAT TCCGTCAAGATGGGCCACGACGTGTCGACGGGCGTCATCGAGTTGATCATGGACCACTTAACTGAAGAAAATGAAGGGACGTACACCTGTCAGATCACAGATGGAGGTGGCAAAGCGCAGAGTTCGCTGGTTCTCATCGGAGACG cTTTCAAGGCTGCGTTAGCTGAAGCCGAATACCAGAGGAGAGAGTACATTAGAGTCAAGGAGG GCCCCCACTTCAGCGAGTTCTTGTCCCTCCACGTGGGAGACGACTGCTCAGTCACACTCGTGTGCAAG gTCGctaatttgaaaaaagaatCCGAGTTCCACTGGTTCCGAGAAGACACGGAACTCATCCCTGATGTGAAGCCCGATTTGGCGTCGGGAGTCTGCAAAATGGCAATCAAACAG TTTTCTCTGAAAACATCAGGGATTTACAAGGCCACCATCAGCGACGATCGAGGGAAGGATATGAGCCAAATTGACGTCTCAGGAAAAG TTTTCGAAGAGGCCATCAACCAGATCACGAGACTGGCTG GAGCGAGCGCTGGCGAGCTGGTGATCCACTGCACAGCCACCGGCATCCAGCTGCAGTGTCCCATGAAGTATTACACTTCAGAGATGAACATCGTCTGGTACCACGG TGAGAAAAAACTCTGCCCCAGTGACAAGATCGTGATAGGAGGAAGCCCTGCTATGGCAACGATGGAG GTGATTGAGCCAACCGAGAAGGACACTGGGAAGTACTCGATCGTCATCACTGACCCGGAAGACTCCCACAAGCGCACTTTGGACCTTAGCGGTGAAG TTTATGAAAAGGCATATGCCGAGTTCCAGAAACTCAA ggcTGAAGCTTACGCTGAAAAGA ACCGCGGTAAGGTGATTGGAGGGCTGCCCGATGTGGTCACCATCATGGAAAAGAAG ACGCTGAGTTTAACGTGCACAGTGTGCGGGGACCCCAAACCTCAAGTCACCTGGCTGAAGAACGGCGTGGAGGTCGAGCGTGATGATCAG TACGTGGTCTCCCTCGACCAGGGCAGGTTTGCCAGTTTTACAATCAGAGGTGTTTCCATGGAGGACTCCAGCAAATATTCCATGATTGTCCAGAACAAATACGGGGGAGAATCTGTTGATATTGTG GTCTGCGTGTACCGCCAAGGTGAGAAAATTCCTGAGGCAAAGCCAACAGTGACCGCCAAAACCATTATCCCTCCCAAACTGCCAATCGAAATGCCCCAAACAATGAGCCAGCAGCCCCCTAGCTCTGCCCCCTATACTTCTAGCCCCACCCCTCCCAAAGCAACCCCAGCAAGAGGAGTGAAGAGTCCAACCCCCACTCGGAGGAGATTTTAA